Below is a genomic region from Pyrococcus kukulkanii.
AGACGATATTCTACCCAACGGGCGGTGGACAGCCCCACGACAGGGGAACTATAAGCGGTGTTGAGGTTTTAGATGTATACAAAGACGAAGAGGGAAACGTGTGGCACGTGGTTAAGGAACCGGAGAAGTTTAAAGTTGGGGATGAAGTCGAGCTTAAGATAGACTGGAACTATAGATATAAACTTATGAGAATCCACTCTGCACTCCACCTACTTGAGCACGTTTTGAACGAAGTATTAGGTTATGGAAAGTGGGAGCTCGTTGGCTCTGGGATGAGTGCTGAAAAGGGGAGGTACGATATAGCATACCCTGAGAACATCAACAAGTACAAGGAGAGGATAATTGAGCTCTTCAACAAGTACGTTGACGAAGGAGGGGAGATGAAAATCTGGTGGGAGGGAGAGACGAGGTACACGCAGATAAGGGACTTCGAGGTAATTCCCTGCGGTGGAACCCACGTTAAAGACATCAAGGAAATAGGGCACATAAAGAAGCTTAAGCGCTCCAGCATTGGAAGGGGCAAGCAGAGGATTGAAATATGGTTGGAGGATTAATGATAACTCTTTTATTCTCTTCTTGAGTTTTTAGTAGCATGATAGAGCTTCATCCAAGCGAGATAGCTAGGTTCTTCGAGCTTGATCACTGCCCCAGGTTCATGATATTCCTTCAAAAGAGGAAAAAAGGCGAGCTAAAAGAATACGAGGGAATTATAAGGAAGAAAGAGACTGAAGATAGGGAGCTGGCTAAGTGGGGTGAGGACTTCGAGCTCCAGATATTGGGTGCCCTTAAGGATGAGTTTGAGACAGTTTACGGCTTCTTCAGGGAAGGGGAGGATACGGTAACGAAGAAGTGGTTTGAAAAGCACAATCCTGGGGGCATAATTGAATTTGAGAGCGAATACGACGCTGTTAAGACTCTTTTAAAAGTCCTAGGGTCGCATGAAGAAGTTCTGGTTTATCAGGCCCCCTTGACTGGGGAGATAGGGAAGTTCAAAATAAAGGGGAGGGCCGACTTCATCGCTAAGCGTGAGGGAAAGTATTACCTCCTTGAAACGAAGTTCACCAAGGAGGAGAAGTTGCCCCACAGGGTTCAGGCGGTAATATATTCAATGCTCCTCTCAAAGCTTGTCAAGGGAGAAGTGTACCTTTCCGTTGTTACAAGGGATAATGCTCCGTGGCCTGCTAGCTTTCTCAAGTTTCCGGATGACGTCCTTGAGTTTATGTTTACGATCGAGGATACATTATCAAAGGACTTCAGGGAAGTTGAGCCTTGGATAACCGTTAGGTGCACCACATGTCAGTTCGAGGCTCTTTGCCTCTCCCAGGCTTTAAGCACCGGGGATCTTGGGTTGCTGGGAGTGGCCCCAGGGGAGAAGAGGGTGCTCGTTGAGAACGGTGTTAGGGATATTCACGATCTCGCCAATCTCTTCTCCTTCCCCTCAAACAGTCCCGTCGATTTTAGGGAGCCCCAGGTGAGGAACAGGGATGCAGTCAAAGAAATAGCGAGGAGGACGGGCCTTAACATCGTCAGGCTCTCGAGGATAGCCCAGGCTGTTCTCATGGAGAGGGGTGGAAGGGTGGAGAGACTTTACATCCCAGGCTCGGGCTACAACCTTCCCAAAGAGAGGGGGGAGTACTACAAAGATCTGGTTAAGGTCTTCATATACGTCCAGAAGAGCCCTATAACCGAAACCCTCGTTGGCATCTCAGCCCTCGTTAAGGGCCCTAGAGGGAGGAGGATAATATCGGAGATCGTGGAGGAGGCACCTATCGAGGTTCAAATGGGCCTCGAAGAGGAAGAGAAGATGCTTGGAAAGTTCTTCAGAGAGCTGATAGATGCTATAAAGGATCTCTCATCCAGTGAGGACATATATCTCCACCTTTACTTCTACACGAGGGGCCAGAGGGAGAGCCTAATTGATGCCCTGAGGAGGCATCACGACCTCTGGTGGAGCAAGCCCATAAGGGCAATCCTAAGCTTGAGAAGGGCAATAGACTGGGAGGGTTTTTCCATTCTGACGGATGAACTCATAGAGAGGCATGCCCTTCCCTTTGCCCAGGGCCTCGGAATAATTCCCGTATCAATTCAGTTCGGCTACAAATGGAGGGATAATGAGCTCTTCGAGGACGTTTTTAAGATCTTAGCGTGGAAGAGTAATGGAAAGCTTTACTTGGGAAAGCTGGAAAGCGTTACTAGGTGGGATCCGCTCAGGGATCCCCTCTATCCCGTAATAAATAGGGACGATGCTGAGCTCCCGTTCACGCCGTTCTGGAAGGCCCTCGTTGAGATGAGCAACTCCAATGACGGTGAGATAGCCTCGGGCCTTCGCGACATCCTGGGGCAGGTAGTTGAGGCCATGGCAACGATAGAAGAGGCGATAGATGAGAGGTACAAGGACGGATTCGTGAAGAAACAGCCTATTAAGAGGGACGAGTTGGAGAACTTTGACATAGAGGATGGCTCTTTGGCCAAGGTTCTTATGGAGTACCTCCTCCTTGAGTTTCACTCAAGGAAGGGAATTCTTGAGAAGTACTACAGGCTACCCCTTGACGTTAGAGCTTACTCGGAGAAGACTGCTATAGTAAAGGTAACTAAGGTTGAGAAGGGTAAAGAGTGCAGGGTCTGGGGCCAACTGGTTATCCCTGGGGAAAAGGGATTTGTGAAGTACTCGCCAGATGAAGTTTTAGTGGATATAGATGAAGATTCCTGGGTTGTCGTGAGTCCCCTTAATGGCTTAGGTGATGATGACCCAGCTAAGATAATCAAGAGAATGCCCCTTGGAATAGTCGAGGCTATAAATCATAAGCATGGGGACATCGTGATAAAGCTGATATCAGTTGGCAACATGAAGTTCACGTTTCCTCACTTTAGCTATAGGTGTAGGAACGGCGAGGTGATAATTAACGGTATAAAAGTGAGGGCCGGAGACTACTTGGTCTTAGATCCCGCAATCGATGACATAGGCATGTCTAAGGCCTATGATATCCTTAAGAACATCAATAATCATGTGATCTACGATTTGCTTAGGAACCTGTACGAGGATAATGCTGAAGTCAAC
It encodes:
- a CDS encoding alanyl-tRNA editing protein, which codes for MTRKLYYENAYLKEAKAKVLEIKDNALLLDQTIFYPTGGGQPHDRGTISGVEVLDVYKDEEGNVWHVVKEPEKFKVGDEVELKIDWNYRYKLMRIHSALHLLEHVLNEVLGYGKWELVGSGMSAEKGRYDIAYPENINKYKERIIELFNKYVDEGGEMKIWWEGETRYTQIRDFEVIPCGGTHVKDIKEIGHIKKLKRSSIGRGKQRIEIWLED
- a CDS encoding bifunctional RecB family nuclease/DEAD/DEAH box helicase, whose translation is MIELHPSEIARFFELDHCPRFMIFLQKRKKGELKEYEGIIRKKETEDRELAKWGEDFELQILGALKDEFETVYGFFREGEDTVTKKWFEKHNPGGIIEFESEYDAVKTLLKVLGSHEEVLVYQAPLTGEIGKFKIKGRADFIAKREGKYYLLETKFTKEEKLPHRVQAVIYSMLLSKLVKGEVYLSVVTRDNAPWPASFLKFPDDVLEFMFTIEDTLSKDFREVEPWITVRCTTCQFEALCLSQALSTGDLGLLGVAPGEKRVLVENGVRDIHDLANLFSFPSNSPVDFREPQVRNRDAVKEIARRTGLNIVRLSRIAQAVLMERGGRVERLYIPGSGYNLPKERGEYYKDLVKVFIYVQKSPITETLVGISALVKGPRGRRIISEIVEEAPIEVQMGLEEEEKMLGKFFRELIDAIKDLSSSEDIYLHLYFYTRGQRESLIDALRRHHDLWWSKPIRAILSLRRAIDWEGFSILTDELIERHALPFAQGLGIIPVSIQFGYKWRDNELFEDVFKILAWKSNGKLYLGKLESVTRWDPLRDPLYPVINRDDAELPFTPFWKALVEMSNSNDGEIASGLRDILGQVVEAMATIEEAIDERYKDGFVKKQPIKRDELENFDIEDGSLAKVLMEYLLLEFHSRKGILEKYYRLPLDVRAYSEKTAIVKVTKVEKGKECRVWGQLVIPGEKGFVKYSPDEVLVDIDEDSWVVVSPLNGLGDDDPAKIIKRMPLGIVEAINHKHGDIVIKLISVGNMKFTFPHFSYRCRNGEVIINGIKVRAGDYLVLDPAIDDIGMSKAYDILKNINNHVIYDLLRNLYEDNAEVNVTVDMWDEGLVKEFLANIEYLNDEQRAFASDVRHRLVTLQGPPGTGKTSGALAPAILGRAYATLKKGRSALFLVTGLSHRAVNEVLLRTYKLIQDLKDKFPLLNDVRLLRGVSGEEAIEVIRKDLGVEVDYVFKEIRFTSGQLSLFGGGRVEILFATPQTAHRLLKNVKGVDLVVVDEASMMDLPMFLLATSKARGQVLLVGDHRQMQPIQVHEWELEDRKTIERHLPFLSALNFVRFLRGELDERELKRFKRILGRDPPKLNGKKDELLPMYRLRETYRLPQTLARLHTELFYSFDGIELRSAKKPKKEVLDALRRAGKDEFLGFVLDPDYPVVLIVHEEGESTKVNELEASLVEKIVNALEGVGVGVVVPYRAQKRLIRSKVDVQVDTVERFQGGEKDVIIVSMTSSDPAYLSKVMDFLYDPNRLNVAASRAKEKLIMIASRNIFTLTPRDLDTFELVRPWKRFYVRMREGEKLSWVFKGVNIEAYRIS